The Fusarium falciforme chromosome 12, complete sequence DNA window TATAGGGTCAGCAACATTACCTGGCGGACAGATCCAATCTTGATCACCAACGATGACCAATGTCTTTGCCGTGATGCTGTCAAGCTTCTCAACGTAGTCAAAGTACTTTTCCTCCTGCGAGTAGAGGTCATCTGAAAGCGTCAGCCAAGTCGTCTTGTCGTCACTAGTCGTGACGTACTGTGAGATTCCGCAACATAGACCGTATCCAGACAAGCCCTCAGTCCTGCGTTGGCATCAAAGTCTTCTCGGTATAGCGGCATCATGGCAAAGTGAACAAGTCTaaactcgtcgtcgtcttgaaATGCCCCAAAGACCTTGTCCCTTAGCATCTCCTTTGAGAAACTGGGGACCTTGCTGATTCTGTCCTCGAGAGTTTTAATAGCGCCCTCCTCATCTGATGCATCATTAGTTCAGTGTATTAATCAGAATGTTTGATACGTACGATGGTGAGATGGTGCCGTTCCACGCAGAATTAAGTGCGAAAGTCGAGCTGGATAGGTAATGGCATACTGCTGAGCGAGGAACCCTCCAAAGCTACCACCACAGATAATGACCTTCTCTTCAGGCCCCAAGAAATGCTTTCTCACGCCTTCAATGTCGTCAACCAGCtgcttaaaggtataagGCTTGGTCCGAGAGCTCTGCCCGTGTCCCCTGTAGTCAAATGAGAGGACACGGAAACGGTCGTTTAGGCGGCTGTAAACTTTGTAATCAGACCTGTGATCCCCTGAGCTGGTTAGAAAACTT harbors:
- a CDS encoding AB hydrolase-1 domain-containing protein, with amino-acid sequence MVEIITVNGAELAYELSGPKNAQLIITLHGGRGMGDHRSDYKVYSRLNDRFRVLSFDYRGHGQSSRTKPYTFKQLVDDIEGVRKHFLGPEEKVIICGGSFGGFLAQQYAITYPARLSHLILRGTAPSHHHEEGAIKTLEDRISKVPSFSKEMLRDKVFGAFQDDDEFRLVHFAMMPLYREDFDANAGLRACLDTVYVAESHNDLYSQEEKYFDYVEKLDSITAKTLVIVGDQDWICPPDNSKIISERVKNAELFVVTGANHSVHVEKSDLVLSKIREFLD